The following proteins come from a genomic window of Anopheles ziemanni chromosome 3, idAnoZiCoDA_A2_x.2, whole genome shotgun sequence:
- the LOC131289123 gene encoding uncharacterized protein LOC131289123 has translation MCESDLHFDDLPFELMCEIFDYLPLRDVKNAATVCRRWNAIIFSEVYIHRFRLLLNLDQSLPKLKQMVQLLESSEREYYSVVLRANLGSPLTDARLRVVKLMIRLLAHCAESLYFNMADFRIESCVSERLLRGRKLQIIDTRAKYIPLGMGLKESMLGAICEYAIELVDLVIAEMNIVNPRALEPLSSLRCLKLLLISDYYPYVKPPAPPIDLPNLENLSLIKVTDESCHYFRVNNLKRFFIHSTGTDAPRTMDFITQNITSVTRLCLHFTARSIQAEVIFGWLDRFPHLLALELAGVALPVDVLRLLSPTNRIQKLIFVSCNLETILMDELPAKLSRLRMLCFDGCSLFHKQSGFHPIHYDDIEQLRQALPRCQIMLDYE, from the exons ATGTGCGAAAGTGATCTTCATTTCGATGATCTTCCGTTCGAA CTGATGTGCGAAATTTTCGACTACCTTCCACTGCGGGACGTCAAGAATGCGGCCACCGTCTGTCGGCGCTGGAATGCCATCATCTTCTCCGAGGTGTACATCCATCGCTTCCGGCTGCTGCTGAACCTCGACCAGTCGCTACCGAAGCTGAAACAGATGGTTCAGCTGTTGGAGTCGAGCGAGCGCGAGTACTACAGCGTGGTGCTGCGGGCCAACCTTGGCAGTCCGCTAACGGACGCCCGGTTGCGCGTCGTCAAGCTGATGATACGGCTGCTGGCGCACTGCGCCGAGTCGCTGTACTTCAACATGGCCGACTTTCGGATCGAGTCGTGCGTGTCCGAGCGGTTGCTCCGGGGCCGCAAGCTACAGATCATCGACACGCGCGCCAAATACATCCCGCTCGGGATGGGCCTGAAGGAGTCGATGCTGGGAGCGATCTGCGAGTACGCCATCGAGCTGGTCGACCTGGTCATCGCCGAGATGAACATCGTCAACCCGCGGGCTCTCGAGCCGTTGTCTTCGTTGCGGTGCCTCAAACTTCTACTGATCAGCGACTACTACCCGTACGTCAAACCGCCCGCTCCACCGATCGATCTGCCCAACCTCGAGAACCTCTCACTGATCAAGGTGACGGACGAATCGTGCCATTACTTTCGCGTGAACAATCTGAAGCGGTTCTTCATCCACTCGACCGGCACGGACGCACCGCGCACCATGGACTTTATCACGCAAAACATCACTAGTGTCACTCGGCTCTGCCTACACTTCACGGCACGCTCCATCCAAGCGGAGGTTATCTTCGGTTGGCTCGATCGTTTCCCACACCTACTTGCCCTAGAGCTGGCCGGCGTTGCCCTACCAGTGGACGTCCTAAGGCTACTCAGCCCCACCAATCGCATCCAGAAGTTAATATTCGTCTCGTGCAACCTAGAGACGATTCTAATGGACGAACTCCCGGCCAAACTAAGCCGGCTGCGGATGCTCTGCTTCGACGGGTGCTCCCTGTTCCACAAACAGTCCGGTTTCCACCCGATCCACTACGACGACATCGAGCAGCTGCGGCAGGCACTCCCACGGTGTCAGATCATGCTGGACTACGAATGA